From Haloarcula hispanica ATCC 33960, the proteins below share one genomic window:
- a CDS encoding DUF7563 family protein, whose amino-acid sequence MSNRLVENATIEKSNCQHCGAHVSRDFRRTFGDGDDIAHRCPACDCMPRISRGTAAGKELDYPDPEDQPQRNQGGRVEARTDGGESL is encoded by the coding sequence TTGAGTAACCGACTTGTCGAGAACGCAACTATCGAGAAGTCGAACTGCCAGCACTGCGGGGCACACGTTTCGCGTGACTTTCGGCGGACGTTCGGCGACGGCGATGATATTGCCCACCGCTGTCCAGCCTGTGACTGTATGCCCCGTATCTCGCGGGGCACTGCGGCTGGGAAAGAACTCGACTACCCCGACCCAGAAGACCAGCCACAGCGGAATCAGGGCGGTCGAGTGGAAGCCCGGACTGACGGGGGTGAGAGTCTGTGA
- a CDS encoding helix-turn-helix transcriptional regulator — protein sequence MTPQSSLFDYEPDLSPLTDAEREVYEAVGMGQYGPREYARKTGRSPGTVGNLLGRAREKLEGVPA from the coding sequence GTGACTCCGCAGTCTTCGCTGTTCGATTACGAACCGGACCTGTCGCCACTGACTGACGCCGAGCGAGAGGTGTACGAGGCTGTGGGCATGGGCCAGTATGGGCCACGGGAGTACGCCCGGAAGACTGGCCGTTCACCCGGTACTGTGGGCAATCTCCTTGGCCGTGCTCGCGAGAAACTGGAGGGGGTTCCGGCGTGA